Proteins encoded within one genomic window of Kibdelosporangium phytohabitans:
- a CDS encoding FtsX-like permease family protein, whose amino-acid sequence MQLALRSIRYRAGGFAASLLTLLLGAIILMTFASLLDTATATDPPTAESLTIMANVVGGWGLVIVTFAAASTLTLLARQRGTEMTLLRTIGATPAQIRRLLLAEAVLLAVVAVAAAVVPSVFTGRMLVGLLADARRIPPGVTPEFGPIAVSVGLGVTLAAAAFAALLAARRVTKTSLTSGKSTRGRVAVIAGVVALAAGIGCAVTTVVALESSDLAVMAVSAQACILCAVGFALLGPSVITAAARVLTSLRRGGTHLTVSNLRGHTQQMATALAPIVLFTAIATGTLYMQSIENNSAIRPPAEIAGTIETLNYVVVAMITLFAAVMLINTTVAATLHRRREFGQLRLAGSTRPQVVGMVGAEAAVLAAVGVLLGTLAATATVIPYSIVKTDSVLPDATITTYLGVVLAAAVLTLATSLTSARRATRHPAITAVSATL is encoded by the coding sequence GTGCAGCTCGCACTACGCTCGATCCGTTACCGGGCAGGCGGTTTCGCCGCCAGCCTGCTGACGTTACTGCTCGGCGCGATCATCCTGATGACCTTCGCGTCGCTGCTGGACACCGCCACCGCGACCGACCCGCCCACCGCGGAATCACTCACCATCATGGCGAACGTGGTCGGCGGGTGGGGACTGGTCATCGTCACCTTCGCCGCGGCGTCCACGCTCACCCTGCTCGCCCGGCAGCGCGGCACCGAGATGACACTGCTGCGCACGATCGGCGCCACCCCGGCCCAGATCCGCCGGCTGCTGCTGGCCGAAGCGGTCCTGCTCGCGGTCGTCGCCGTCGCGGCCGCGGTCGTGCCGTCGGTGTTCACCGGCCGGATGCTGGTCGGTCTGCTCGCCGACGCGCGACGCATCCCGCCCGGTGTCACGCCCGAGTTCGGGCCGATCGCCGTCAGCGTCGGACTCGGCGTCACCCTCGCCGCGGCGGCGTTCGCCGCGCTGCTGGCCGCCCGGCGGGTCACCAAAACCAGCCTCACCAGCGGGAAGAGCACACGCGGCCGGGTCGCGGTCATCGCGGGTGTCGTCGCGCTCGCCGCGGGCATCGGCTGCGCGGTCACGACCGTGGTCGCGCTCGAGAGCAGCGACCTCGCCGTGATGGCCGTCAGCGCGCAAGCGTGCATCCTGTGCGCGGTCGGGTTCGCCCTGCTCGGCCCGTCGGTCATCACCGCCGCCGCGCGTGTGCTCACCTCGCTGCGCCGCGGCGGCACGCACCTGACGGTGTCCAACCTGCGCGGCCACACCCAGCAGATGGCCACGGCGCTGGCCCCGATCGTGCTGTTCACCGCGATCGCCACCGGCACCCTCTACATGCAGAGCATCGAGAACAACTCCGCCATCCGGCCGCCCGCCGAGATCGCCGGCACCATCGAAACCCTCAACTACGTCGTCGTCGCCATGATCACCCTGTTCGCGGCGGTGATGCTGATCAACACGACGGTCGCCGCGACCCTGCACCGGCGCCGCGAGTTCGGCCAGCTGCGGCTCGCCGGGTCCACCCGCCCGCAAGTGGTGGGCATGGTCGGTGCCGAGGCCGCGGTGCTCGCCGCCGTCGGCGTGCTGCTGGGCACGCTCGCCGCGACCGCGACGGTCATCCCGTACAGCATCGTCAAAACCGACTCGGTCCTGCCCGACGCCACGATCACCACCTACCTGGGTGTCGTGCTCGCCGCGGCCGTCCTCACCCTCGCCACCAGCCTCACCAGCGCGCGCCGCGCCACCCGGCACCCCGCCATCACCGCGGTCAGCGCCACCCTCTGA
- a CDS encoding DUF2268 domain-containing protein: protein MTITVLDTYPAIQEILRAPATARPGLLRAMLQPVAGMYRYFPGEPDLVALHTMGSGFPLDRDEDTCLDALDAMRAADAWGRIERALEHGLAVQRDATPGITVPDITVLLIIGDPGDTHLMGPNLGMTANGSVSGYLYLNIWPYPENLDRLEATAIHELNHNLRYNTGNVVWDPATVTVGEQIVSEGLADAFARQLYGDDLGYTRVGVPHLTDDAVFGKVVTGLAVTGMQNFAAWVHGDLTAARFGATPVGLPTGAGYAVGNRLVDAYLTATGQTAAQALLVDSKDVIDTALTATPR, encoded by the coding sequence ATGACGATCACGGTCCTGGACACCTACCCGGCCATCCAGGAAATCCTGCGGGCACCGGCCACAGCCCGGCCTGGCCTGCTGAGGGCCATGCTGCAACCGGTGGCGGGCATGTATCGGTACTTCCCCGGCGAGCCCGACCTCGTCGCCCTGCACACGATGGGCTCCGGATTCCCCCTCGACCGCGACGAGGACACGTGCCTGGACGCCCTCGACGCGATGCGCGCCGCCGACGCGTGGGGCCGGATCGAACGGGCGCTCGAGCACGGCCTCGCCGTCCAACGAGACGCGACCCCCGGCATCACCGTCCCGGACATCACCGTCCTGCTGATCATCGGCGACCCCGGCGACACCCACCTGATGGGACCCAACCTCGGCATGACGGCCAACGGCAGCGTGTCGGGCTACCTGTACCTCAACATCTGGCCCTACCCGGAGAACCTGGACCGGCTGGAAGCGACCGCGATCCACGAACTCAACCACAACCTCCGCTACAACACCGGCAACGTCGTCTGGGACCCGGCGACCGTGACCGTGGGGGAGCAGATCGTCTCCGAAGGCCTCGCCGACGCCTTCGCCCGCCAGCTCTACGGCGACGACCTCGGCTACACCCGCGTCGGAGTGCCGCACCTGACCGACGACGCGGTGTTCGGCAAAGTCGTCACCGGCCTCGCCGTCACCGGCATGCAGAACTTCGCGGCTTGGGTGCACGGCGACCTGACAGCGGCCCGTTTCGGCGCCACTCCCGTCGGCCTGCCCACCGGCGCCGGATACGCAGTGGGCAACCGGCTCGTCGACGCCTACCTGACCGCCACCGGCCAGACCGCGGCACAGGCCCTGCTCGTCGACAGCAAGGACGTCATCGACACCGCGCTCACCGCCACACCCCGATAA
- a CDS encoding SDR family NAD(P)-dependent oxidoreductase: MTKTLAVFGTGSGLGQATAARFADEGFQVALTGRTQSTLDAIAARIGGPARTFAADITDHARLAEVVAQIGEIDVVLSGATGMDEVLARPIGLDAQALRAQLELRLVAPVELTTLVLPSMLARGSGALFYATGPSAIEPMPMMSNIGAATTGLRNYVHTLREDLTGTGVYAGLLVVGGIVRGSEAQQRFVPDDRVPMLDPRILAADLWDMYVTRDQAERFVRQPSPEVAV; the protein is encoded by the coding sequence ATGACCAAGACACTCGCGGTGTTCGGCACAGGCAGCGGGCTCGGGCAGGCAACAGCGGCCCGCTTCGCCGACGAGGGCTTCCAGGTCGCGCTCACCGGCCGAACCCAGTCCACACTGGACGCGATAGCGGCCCGGATCGGCGGCCCGGCAAGGACATTCGCCGCGGACATCACCGACCACGCCAGGCTGGCCGAAGTCGTCGCGCAGATCGGCGAGATCGACGTGGTCCTGTCGGGCGCGACCGGGATGGACGAGGTGCTGGCCCGCCCGATCGGCCTCGACGCGCAGGCCCTGCGCGCTCAACTGGAGCTGCGCCTGGTCGCCCCGGTCGAGCTGACCACGCTGGTGTTGCCGTCGATGCTCGCACGCGGCTCAGGCGCGTTGTTCTACGCCACAGGCCCGTCGGCGATCGAGCCGATGCCGATGATGAGCAACATCGGCGCGGCCACCACGGGCCTGCGCAACTACGTGCACACCTTGCGCGAGGATCTCACCGGCACGGGCGTCTACGCGGGCCTGTTAGTGGTCGGCGGCATCGTCCGTGGCAGCGAGGCACAGCAGCGGTTCGTCCCCGACGACCGTGTCCCCATGCTCGACCCGCGCATCCTCGCCGCGGACCTGTGGGACATGTATGTCACCCGGGACCAGGCCGAGCGCTTCGTACGTCAGCCTTCGCCGGAGGTGGCCGTCTGA
- a CDS encoding TetR/AcrR family transcriptional regulator: MNKPLRRDAQYNRDKLIVAASAVFTERGLEAPLEEIARQAGVSIGTLYNRFPTRAHLFDAVFPERLGTVLSFGDEALECADAWDGFVLFVTKLCELQAADRSLNDLITRRFPDATAVAEACGHGLDKATDVIERAQRAGVLRADFTFADLVTLTWANARIVAATHDTAPTAWRRHLAFLLDGLRATAAHPIDEPPLTSEQLDAAMRA; encoded by the coding sequence GTGAACAAGCCGCTGCGCCGGGATGCCCAGTACAACCGGGACAAGCTGATCGTTGCCGCGTCCGCCGTGTTCACCGAACGCGGCCTGGAGGCGCCGCTGGAGGAGATCGCGCGGCAGGCCGGGGTCAGCATCGGCACCCTCTACAACCGGTTCCCCACCCGCGCCCACCTGTTCGACGCGGTCTTCCCCGAACGGCTGGGCACCGTGCTGAGCTTCGGCGACGAGGCACTGGAGTGCGCGGACGCCTGGGACGGGTTCGTGCTGTTCGTGACGAAACTGTGCGAACTGCAGGCCGCCGACCGCAGCCTCAACGACCTGATCACCCGCCGGTTCCCCGACGCCACGGCCGTCGCGGAGGCCTGCGGCCACGGACTGGACAAGGCCACCGACGTGATCGAACGGGCCCAGCGCGCCGGTGTCCTGCGTGCCGACTTCACCTTCGCCGACCTGGTCACCCTGACCTGGGCCAACGCCCGCATCGTCGCCGCCACCCACGACACCGCGCCCACCGCGTGGCGCAGGCACCTGGCGTTCCTGCTCGACGGCCTGCGCGCCACCGCCGCCCACCCGATCGACGAGCCGCCGCTGACCTCCGAGCAGCTCGACGCGGCGATGCGCGCCTGA
- a CDS encoding SDR family oxidoreductase, with protein sequence MTPTALITGGASGIGAAVARHLLDRGYRVAVTGRDEARLAAFAAGTPALTIPGDAADWDCVRDAVAATEDRFGRLDAVVANAGYATHDDIEHGDPHGWRDMVLTNVLGPVLLIKAALPALKRTRGRIVLVGSVAGLIHTPGNIYGATKWAVTGLAENTRLQVTEYGVGVTLVSPGAVDTGFFTRIGGPPPRPGGYLPWNTWRRRSCGR encoded by the coding sequence ATGACTCCTACAGCACTGATCACCGGCGGCGCGAGCGGTATCGGCGCCGCGGTTGCGCGGCACCTGCTGGACCGTGGCTACCGCGTCGCGGTCACCGGTCGCGACGAGGCCCGTCTCGCGGCGTTCGCGGCGGGTACGCCGGCACTGACGATTCCTGGTGACGCCGCCGACTGGGACTGCGTTCGTGACGCGGTCGCGGCGACGGAGGACCGGTTCGGCCGGTTGGACGCGGTCGTGGCGAACGCCGGATACGCCACGCACGACGATATCGAGCACGGCGATCCGCACGGCTGGCGGGACATGGTGCTGACCAACGTGCTCGGCCCGGTGTTGCTGATCAAGGCCGCGCTGCCCGCGTTGAAGCGCACCCGGGGGCGGATCGTGCTCGTGGGCAGCGTCGCGGGGCTGATCCACACGCCGGGCAACATCTACGGCGCCACGAAGTGGGCGGTCACCGGGCTGGCGGAGAACACGCGGCTGCAGGTCACCGAGTACGGCGTCGGCGTCACGCTGGTCTCCCCCGGCGCCGTGGACACCGGGTTCTTCACGCGGATCGGCGGGCCGCCGCCGCGACCGGGCGGGTATCTCCCGTGGAACACCTGGCGTCGTCGGTCGTGTGGGCGTTGA
- a CDS encoding MerR family transcriptional regulator, with protein MSETLSIGQVAERTGLSVHTLRFYEREGLLTAPVHRDTGRRRVYTEDDVEWLIMCANFRATGMPLPAIRAYAALVRQGPGNEQDRLNLLREHERRVAERMAELAACQEMISYKVRVYESRVAHGATGGLWV; from the coding sequence ATGAGCGAGACTCTCAGCATCGGGCAGGTGGCCGAACGCACCGGGCTGAGCGTGCACACATTGCGCTTCTACGAACGCGAAGGGCTGCTCACCGCGCCGGTGCACCGTGACACCGGCAGGCGCCGCGTCTACACCGAGGACGACGTGGAATGGCTGATCATGTGCGCGAACTTCCGCGCCACCGGCATGCCGCTGCCCGCCATCCGCGCGTACGCCGCACTGGTGCGGCAAGGCCCCGGCAACGAGCAGGACCGGCTCAACCTGTTGCGGGAACACGAAAGGCGTGTCGCCGAGCGGATGGCCGAGCTGGCCGCCTGCCAGGAGATGATCAGCTACAAGGTGCGGGTCTACGAAAGCCGCGTCGCGCACGGCGCCACGGGCGGGCTCTGGGTCTGA
- a CDS encoding PadR family transcriptional regulator, protein MSATRLLVLGVVRGFGRAHGYLVRAQLVTWGAENWANIKWGSLYHALRKLADEHLLTAAEGSPGRVDYEITARGEAEFFRLLRAALSEPAPRPDTLAAGLALLPALSRAEAVELLRARQRILCAAQDEMPSQFPGKPPHVRELHGLWAHTTASNLTWTQQLIDRLDAGGYVMADDPAARFGVAGSWLPPAE, encoded by the coding sequence ATGTCGGCGACACGGCTGCTCGTGCTCGGCGTGGTCCGCGGATTCGGCCGCGCGCACGGCTACCTCGTCCGCGCCCAGCTGGTCACCTGGGGCGCGGAGAACTGGGCCAACATCAAATGGGGCTCGCTCTACCACGCGCTGCGCAAACTCGCCGACGAACACCTGCTCACCGCCGCCGAGGGCAGTCCCGGCCGGGTCGACTACGAGATCACCGCCCGCGGCGAAGCCGAGTTCTTCCGGCTGCTGCGCGCCGCGCTGAGCGAACCCGCGCCACGGCCCGACACGCTCGCCGCCGGGCTGGCGCTGCTGCCCGCGCTCAGCCGCGCCGAAGCCGTCGAACTGCTGCGCGCCCGGCAACGGATCCTGTGTGCCGCCCAGGACGAGATGCCCAGTCAGTTCCCCGGCAAACCCCCGCACGTGCGGGAGCTGCACGGGCTGTGGGCGCACACCACCGCGAGCAACCTGACGTGGACCCAGCAGCTGATCGACCGGCTCGACGCGGGCGGGTACGTCATGGCCGACGACCCCGCGGCGCGGTTCGGCGTCGCGGGATCCTGGCTGCCGCCGGCCGAGTGA
- a CDS encoding SRPBCC family protein — protein sequence MVDVHHQINAVSRTIGTRVLDAGEARVLTMSQAYDTDLEDLWDACTNIERLPRWFLPVSGELKPGGRYQFDGNAGGVVERCDPPRSFAVTWEMGGEVSWVQVRLSADPDGRSRFELEHVAHVRDEMWAQFGPGAVGIGWDGMLLGLSLHLSSGESMSTQEAQAWQVSEEGKQFTLAASEKWAAASIAAGTPEQAARAAQETVSKFYMGE from the coding sequence ATGGTCGACGTACACCACCAGATCAACGCGGTCAGCCGGACGATCGGCACCCGCGTCCTCGACGCCGGCGAGGCCCGCGTGCTCACCATGAGCCAGGCCTACGACACCGATCTCGAGGACCTGTGGGACGCGTGCACGAACATCGAGCGCCTGCCGCGCTGGTTCCTGCCGGTCAGCGGCGAGCTGAAGCCGGGCGGGCGCTACCAGTTCGACGGCAACGCCGGTGGCGTGGTCGAGCGCTGCGACCCGCCGAGGAGTTTCGCGGTGACCTGGGAGATGGGCGGCGAGGTGTCCTGGGTCCAGGTGCGGCTGTCGGCGGATCCCGACGGCCGGTCGCGCTTCGAACTCGAGCACGTCGCGCACGTGCGCGACGAGATGTGGGCGCAGTTCGGGCCGGGCGCGGTGGGGATCGGCTGGGACGGCATGCTGCTGGGCCTGTCGCTGCACCTGTCCTCGGGCGAGTCGATGAGCACGCAGGAGGCGCAGGCGTGGCAGGTCTCCGAGGAGGGCAAGCAGTTCACCCTGGCGGCCAGCGAGAAATGGGCCGCGGCCAGTATCGCGGCGGGCACGCCGGAGCAGGCGGCGCGGGCCGCGCAGGAGACGGTCAGCAAGTTCTACATGGGCGAGTGA
- a CDS encoding PadR family transcriptional regulator — translation MSATRLLVLGIVRGYGRAHGYLIGNDLLAWGADQWANVKWGSIYHALKQLTKSGSLIEDFQATRTEYELTERGEQEFQKLLRNAFRRPEHRPDMLGAGLALLPALSRPDAVGLLRERLSALEAQRDDADVQLRKSHGPEHVWELYTLWGHSAESSIEWTQGLLSRLEEGKYAMAGEPGSPGRPGSWHDLRARLDAR, via the coding sequence ATGTCGGCGACACGGCTGCTGGTGCTCGGGATCGTGCGGGGATACGGGCGCGCCCACGGGTACCTCATCGGCAACGACCTGCTGGCCTGGGGCGCCGACCAATGGGCCAACGTCAAGTGGGGCTCGATCTACCACGCGCTCAAGCAGCTGACCAAGAGCGGCTCGCTGATCGAGGACTTCCAGGCCACCCGCACCGAGTACGAGCTCACCGAACGCGGCGAGCAGGAGTTCCAGAAACTGCTGCGCAACGCCTTCCGCCGCCCCGAGCACCGCCCCGACATGCTCGGCGCGGGCCTGGCGCTGCTGCCCGCGCTGAGCCGCCCGGACGCCGTCGGCCTGCTGCGCGAGCGCCTCTCCGCGCTCGAGGCCCAGCGCGACGACGCCGACGTGCAACTGCGCAAATCCCACGGCCCCGAACACGTGTGGGAGCTGTACACGCTCTGGGGGCACTCGGCCGAATCCAGCATCGAATGGACCCAGGGACTGCTGTCGCGGCTGGAAGAGGGCAAGTACGCGATGGCGGGGGAGCCCGGATCGCCCGGGAGACCCGGCAGCTGGCACGACCTCAGAGCCCGGCTCGACGCCCGGTGA
- a CDS encoding ATP-binding cassette domain-containing protein: protein MAERLAVVAEGLRKRYGDHYALDGFDLTVAEGTVCGLLGPNGAGKTTAVRILATLLRSDEGRAEVAGLDVRTRYKEVKRRIGLVGQHAAVDEILSGRQNLEMFGRLFHLTTKQARRRADELLDHFGLTDAAARPAKTYSGGMRRRLDIAASMILSPQVLFLDEPTTGLDPRSRSEVWQAVRDMVAAGTSVLLTTQYLDEADQLADRISVINHGTVIAEGTPDQLKSRLGGDRIDVVLHSVADLPHAAGLTGKVTGADAEVDEDNRKVSVQVTDRVTALVDVARALKSAEIDIEDIALRRPTLDEVFLALTDKEAA, encoded by the coding sequence ATGGCCGAACGACTCGCCGTCGTCGCTGAGGGGCTGCGCAAGCGGTACGGCGACCACTACGCACTCGACGGGTTCGACCTGACCGTGGCGGAGGGCACGGTCTGCGGACTGCTCGGCCCCAACGGCGCGGGCAAGACCACCGCCGTGCGCATCCTCGCGACCCTGCTGCGGTCCGACGAGGGCCGCGCCGAGGTCGCGGGCCTGGACGTCAGGACGCGGTACAAGGAGGTGAAACGGCGCATCGGACTCGTCGGCCAGCACGCCGCGGTGGACGAGATCCTCTCCGGGCGCCAGAACCTGGAGATGTTCGGCAGGCTCTTCCACCTCACCACCAAGCAGGCCCGCAGGCGCGCGGACGAACTGCTCGACCACTTCGGCCTCACCGACGCCGCCGCCCGCCCGGCCAAGACCTACTCGGGCGGGATGCGCAGGCGGCTGGACATCGCGGCCAGCATGATCCTCTCGCCCCAGGTGCTGTTCCTCGACGAACCCACCACGGGCCTGGACCCGCGCAGCCGCAGCGAGGTGTGGCAGGCCGTGCGCGACATGGTCGCGGCGGGCACGTCGGTCCTGCTGACCACGCAGTACCTCGACGAGGCCGACCAGCTGGCCGACCGCATCTCGGTGATCAACCACGGCACCGTGATCGCCGAGGGCACCCCCGACCAGCTCAAGTCCCGGCTGGGCGGCGACCGGATCGACGTCGTGCTGCACTCGGTCGCCGACCTGCCGCACGCCGCCGGGCTCACCGGCAAGGTCACCGGCGCCGACGCCGAGGTCGACGAGGACAACCGCAAGGTCAGCGTCCAGGTCACCGACCGCGTCACCGCGCTGGTCGACGTGGCGCGGGCACTCAAGTCCGCCGAGATCGACATCGAGGACATCGCGCTGCGCAGGCCGACCCTCGACGAGGTCTTCCTGGCACTGACCGACAAGGAGGCGGCATGA
- a CDS encoding ABC transporter permease yields the protein MRWALADTWTITRRDLIHWVREPGSVLFGLFFTILIALIFGYLLGGAMIVPGGGDYKQFLMPGMFAMNMLFGIGTTMTAVAQDITKGVTDRFRSMPMSPAAVLLGRSLADMIDSVLLLAVLVGCGLLMGWHSDGSPGETVLAFALLLLVRFAFIWVGIFCGLMASNQAMVTAIQTMEFPVGFLSSAFIPTSTMPSWLGAISEWNPLSSTVTAIRELFGNPGVTGDSWITHNAVLMAVVWPLLLLAIFFPLAVRRYRRLSR from the coding sequence ATGAGGTGGGCACTGGCCGACACCTGGACGATCACCCGCCGCGACCTGATCCACTGGGTGCGTGAACCGGGCTCGGTGCTGTTCGGCCTGTTCTTCACCATCCTGATCGCGCTGATCTTCGGCTACCTGCTCGGCGGTGCGATGATCGTGCCCGGCGGCGGGGACTACAAGCAGTTCCTGATGCCCGGCATGTTCGCCATGAACATGCTCTTCGGCATCGGCACCACGATGACCGCCGTCGCACAGGACATCACCAAGGGCGTGACCGACCGGTTCCGGTCCATGCCGATGTCCCCGGCGGCCGTCCTGCTCGGCCGCAGCCTCGCCGACATGATCGACTCGGTGCTGCTGCTCGCCGTGCTCGTCGGCTGCGGGCTGCTCATGGGCTGGCACAGCGACGGCAGCCCCGGCGAGACCGTGCTCGCGTTCGCGTTGCTGCTGCTGGTGCGGTTCGCGTTCATCTGGGTCGGCATCTTCTGCGGCCTGATGGCCTCCAACCAGGCCATGGTCACCGCCATCCAGACCATGGAGTTCCCGGTCGGGTTCCTGTCCAGCGCGTTCATCCCCACCAGCACCATGCCCAGCTGGCTCGGCGCCATCTCCGAGTGGAACCCGCTCTCGTCCACAGTCACCGCCATCCGCGAGCTGTTCGGCAACCCCGGCGTCACCGGCGACTCCTGGATCACCCACAACGCGGTGCTGATGGCCGTAGTCTGGCCACTGCTCCTGCTCGCGATCTTCTTCCCGCTGGCCGTGCGCCGCTACCGGAGGTTGAGCCGTTGA
- a CDS encoding DEAD/DEAH box helicase has protein sequence MIEFEPADPPRAGQFVFRGPDGTVRATVGAALSTTDRLAALLGDEHWGPRTRRALRLVADGRIAPAISPGGYDMWRVDSDETDAFADAVADTLPRTPAAPHVLGGQAFAAWEPQRMPRGALDATVRLALRLTVDLAAPVPEFRATLQFPGDWNAATMLAVRRATPAWPTLERFLDDTGPGELVLTDHDMADLLGGAPQRLAEAGVDVLWPADVARSLAAHAVIGGSPHHGTEFDLSWQLTLAGQALSDAELDLLAQAHRPLVRLRGQWLLVDPALAHKARERDLKPLPAVEALGAALTGSAEVDGDHVPAVATGWLETLRQRIADPDSGTEDITAPAGLAATLRDYQLRGLRWLDRMTSLGLGGCLADDMGLGKTITLIALHLHRATEHPGKPTLVVCPASLLGNWEREITRFAPGTPVRRFHGTTRSLDNLHGGFVLTTYGTMRVDAATLAGQDWGLLVADEAQHVKNPASGTAQALRRIPSTARVALTGTPVENNLSELWAILDWTTPGLLGPLTAFRERWDGSPAGLAPLVRPFLLRRRKSDPGIAPELPPKTETDQPVALTREQAGLYQALVDEVMAEITASSGIARRGLIMKLLTGLKQICNHPAHFTGEAKPALRGRSGKLELLDELLGTILAEDGSVLVFTQYVTMARLLERHLRDRGVTTQLLHGGTPVGQREDMVRRFQDGEAPVFLLSLKAAGTGLNLTRADHVVHYDRWWNPAVEDQATDRAYRIGQTRPVQVHRLITEGTLEDRIAQMLRDKKKLADAVLGTGETALTELTDAELADLIELRPTW, from the coding sequence TTGATCGAGTTCGAACCGGCGGACCCGCCACGGGCCGGCCAGTTCGTCTTCCGTGGCCCGGACGGCACCGTCCGGGCCACGGTCGGCGCCGCACTGTCCACGACAGACCGACTGGCCGCCCTGCTCGGGGACGAACACTGGGGCCCGCGCACCCGCCGCGCCCTGCGCCTGGTCGCCGACGGCAGGATCGCGCCCGCGATCTCACCCGGCGGCTACGACATGTGGCGCGTCGACAGCGACGAGACCGACGCGTTCGCCGACGCCGTCGCCGACACGCTGCCCCGCACCCCGGCCGCGCCGCACGTCCTCGGCGGGCAGGCCTTCGCCGCGTGGGAACCGCAGCGCATGCCCCGCGGCGCGCTGGACGCCACCGTCCGCCTCGCGCTGCGGCTGACCGTCGACCTGGCCGCCCCGGTACCCGAATTCCGTGCCACGCTGCAATTCCCGGGCGACTGGAACGCCGCGACCATGCTCGCGGTCCGCCGCGCCACCCCGGCATGGCCGACGCTGGAACGGTTCCTCGACGACACCGGACCCGGCGAACTCGTCCTGACCGACCACGACATGGCCGACCTGCTCGGCGGCGCGCCGCAACGCCTGGCCGAAGCGGGTGTCGACGTGCTGTGGCCCGCCGACGTCGCCCGCTCGCTCGCCGCGCACGCCGTGATCGGCGGCAGCCCGCACCACGGCACCGAGTTCGACCTGAGCTGGCAGCTCACCCTCGCCGGGCAGGCACTCTCGGACGCCGAGCTGGACCTGCTGGCCCAGGCACACCGGCCGCTGGTGCGGCTGCGCGGGCAATGGCTGCTCGTCGACCCCGCGCTCGCCCACAAAGCCCGCGAACGCGACCTCAAACCGTTGCCGGCCGTCGAAGCGCTCGGCGCCGCGCTGACCGGCAGCGCCGAGGTCGACGGCGACCACGTGCCCGCCGTGGCCACCGGCTGGCTGGAAACGCTGCGGCAACGCATCGCCGACCCCGACTCCGGCACGGAGGACATCACCGCGCCCGCCGGGCTGGCCGCGACCCTGCGCGACTACCAGCTGCGCGGCCTGCGGTGGCTGGACCGGATGACCTCACTCGGCCTCGGCGGCTGCCTCGCCGACGACATGGGCCTGGGCAAAACGATCACCCTGATCGCGCTGCACCTGCACCGGGCCACCGAACACCCCGGCAAACCCACGCTCGTGGTCTGCCCGGCGTCGCTGCTGGGCAACTGGGAACGCGAGATCACCAGGTTCGCCCCCGGCACCCCGGTACGCCGCTTCCACGGCACCACCCGTTCACTGGACAACCTCCACGGCGGATTCGTGCTGACCACCTACGGCACCATGCGCGTCGACGCCGCCACCCTCGCCGGCCAGGACTGGGGCCTGCTCGTGGCCGACGAGGCACAGCACGTCAAGAACCCCGCGTCCGGCACAGCCCAAGCGCTGCGCCGCATCCCGTCCACGGCACGCGTCGCGCTGACCGGCACACCCGTGGAGAACAACCTGTCCGAACTGTGGGCGATCCTCGACTGGACCACCCCCGGGCTGCTCGGGCCGCTCACGGCGTTCCGGGAACGCTGGGACGGCAGTCCCGCGGGGCTGGCGCCCCTGGTGCGGCCGTTCCTGTTGCGGCGCCGCAAATCCGACCCCGGCATCGCGCCCGAACTGCCGCCGAAGACCGAGACCGACCAGCCGGTCGCGCTCACCCGCGAACAAGCCGGGCTCTACCAGGCGCTCGTCGACGAGGTGATGGCGGAGATCACGGCCAGCAGCGGCATCGCCCGCCGCGGGCTGATCATGAAACTGCTGACCGGCCTCAAACAGATCTGCAACCACCCCGCCCACTTCACCGGCGAGGCGAAACCCGCGCTGCGCGGCCGGTCCGGCAAACTGGAACTGCTCGACGAACTGCTCGGCACGATCCTGGCCGAGGACGGCTCGGTGCTCGTGTTCACCCAGTACGTCACCATGGCCCGGCTGCTGGAACGGCACCTGCGCGACCGCGGCGTCACCACCCAGCTGCTGCACGGCGGAACCCCTGTCGGGCAACGGGAGGACATGGTGCGCCGGTTCCAGGACGGCGAGGCGCCGGTGTTCCTGCTGTCGCTCAAAGCCGCGGGCACCGGCCTGAACCTCACCCGCGCCGACCACGTCGTGCACTACGACCGCTGGTGGAACCCGGCCGTGGAGGACCAGGCCACCGACCGCGCCTACCGCATCGGCCAGACCCGGCCGGTGCAGGTCCACCGGCTGATCACCGAAGGCACCCTGGAGGACCGCATCGCCCAGATGCTGCGGGACAAGAAGAAACTCGCCGACGCCGTGCTCGGCACCGGCGAGACGGCGCTGACCGAACTGACCGACGCCGAACTGGCCGACCTGATCGAACTGAGGCCGACATGGTGA